The following proteins come from a genomic window of Paenibacillus swuensis:
- a CDS encoding DUF6470 family protein: MQLPAIQIRQQYGRLGMESERAFVEMKQERATQDFDIQPAEITIESPRGELHIDQSRAWEALNGGVIESFNHRIYSNNKQLALDGIANIVSKGNRMAAIHLRTNVIADLGFESYFEDYYMNIFGEASYDNIDIHYTAHKPVINYNPGVTDTQTIANKAEFSYVSGKLNIYMLQFPSIEIIPPNLDMRM, from the coding sequence ATGCAACTTCCAGCTATTCAAATTAGGCAACAGTATGGTCGTCTTGGTATGGAGTCCGAGAGAGCTTTTGTGGAGATGAAGCAAGAAAGAGCAACTCAAGACTTTGATATTCAACCTGCAGAAATAACCATTGAATCTCCTCGTGGCGAACTCCATATTGATCAATCTAGGGCCTGGGAAGCATTAAACGGTGGTGTAATCGAAAGTTTCAATCATCGAATTTATAGTAACAATAAACAGTTAGCATTAGACGGCATTGCTAACATCGTTAGTAAAGGTAATCGTATGGCGGCTATTCATCTTAGAACCAATGTTATTGCAGATTTAGGTTTCGAAAGTTATTTCGAAGACTATTATATGAATATATTTGGTGAAGCCTCTTATGATAACATAGATATTCATTACACTGCTCATAAACCAGTTATTAATTATAACCCTGGGGTCACGGATACACAGACGATTGCTAACAAGGCGGAATTCTCCTATGTTTCGGGAAAGTTGAACATCTATATGTTACAGTTTCCCTCAATTGAAATTATCCCCCCGAATTTAGATATGAGAATGTAA
- the fliW gene encoding flagellar assembly protein FliW: MKLQTRTMGEIEIKEEDIITFGTGIPGFEEYSKYIIVTPDTSIPFNYLQSVEDSNLSFIVTDPFVFYPSYDINIPDEVLEELRIEKPEHVAVYSIVTIKNSLNQATLNLLAPIALNITNKCAKQVILTDTKYRTKHSIFNSESGA; the protein is encoded by the coding sequence ATGAAATTACAAACCAGAACCATGGGCGAGATTGAAATTAAGGAAGAAGACATTATTACATTTGGTACAGGAATACCTGGATTCGAAGAGTACAGTAAATATATAATTGTTACACCTGATACCTCTATTCCGTTTAACTACTTACAAAGCGTAGAGGATAGTAATTTATCGTTTATAGTCACAGATCCTTTTGTGTTCTATCCTAGCTATGATATCAATATCCCAGATGAAGTATTGGAAGAATTGAGGATTGAAAAGCCGGAACATGTTGCGGTATATTCCATCGTGACCATTAAAAACTCCTTAAATCAAGCAACCCTGAATTTACTTGCGCCTATTGCGCTGAACATCACAAATAAATGTGCGAAGCAGGTTATTCTAACCGATACCAAGTACAGAACGAAGCATTCTATATTTAATAGTGAATCGGGGGCGTAG
- a CDS encoding flagellar protein FlaG: MVTNINSGALTPLNGVSVNPVTIRHTEQPSRKQGSVELDLFNSTREVEVAEIQGKSISIGEKNFIQAIDRAIKAIEGPYLTAEYSVHDKTNQIMVKILNRDTGEVIRELPPEKALDRLVYLLESAGLVIDEKR, translated from the coding sequence TTGGTCACTAACATTAATTCAGGCGCGCTGACACCACTAAACGGTGTTTCTGTTAATCCCGTAACGATTCGTCATACAGAGCAACCCTCGAGAAAGCAAGGAAGCGTGGAATTAGATTTATTTAATTCTACCCGTGAAGTGGAAGTTGCCGAAATTCAGGGAAAGAGTATCTCAATTGGAGAGAAGAACTTTATTCAAGCGATAGACAGAGCCATTAAGGCCATTGAAGGGCCTTACTTAACAGCTGAATATTCTGTTCATGACAAGACCAATCAAATTATGGTGAAAATTCTTAACAGAGACACCGGCGAAGTCATTCGAGAGCTACCTCCTGAGAAAGCGTTAGACCGATTAGTGTATCTGCTTGAATCTGCAGGATTAGTTATAGATGAGAAGAGATAA
- the csrA gene encoding carbon storage regulator CsrA, with the protein MLVLSRKKGESIIIGDQIEVTILSVEGDAIKLGINAPKHIEIFRKELYDAILTENKEAIGNTLDVEILQQILSVEKERETQG; encoded by the coding sequence ATGCTGGTACTGAGCAGGAAAAAGGGCGAGTCTATTATCATCGGAGATCAGATTGAAGTTACTATTCTTAGTGTGGAAGGCGATGCTATTAAGCTTGGAATAAATGCCCCTAAACATATAGAGATATTCCGAAAAGAGCTGTACGATGCGATTCTAACCGAGAATAAAGAAGCTATTGGAAATACACTAGATGTAGAAATCTTACAGCAAATTTTATCTGTTGAAAAAGAGAGGGAAACACAGGGTTAA
- the flgL gene encoding flagellar hook-associated protein FlgL, whose protein sequence is MSVRITQNMISTQLNRNLNNNMRKTELYQEQLSTGRKLNKPSDDPVGTLYSLRYRSNINANEEYKNNLDQTQSWLNFTDSMTGQTTDVYHRLRELVTQASNGTNPQSAMDAIKSEVVELKKQLVSIGNSKLRDNYVFNGQLTDIEPYSATNPANDSTDPYSISYDLGLGVRIPVNITGNAVFGEANAADNIFKIVDDMTTFLDTKNHTALSGLINPLDARLGKMLNVRAEIGAKVNRTEFISNRLDDLGLNLVDLQSKVEDADMAETIMKQKMNESVYQASLATGAKIIMPTLVDFLR, encoded by the coding sequence ATGTCGGTTCGAATAACGCAAAACATGATAAGCACTCAGCTTAATAGGAATTTAAATAACAACATGCGCAAGACAGAATTATATCAGGAGCAACTATCAACAGGGCGAAAGTTAAATAAACCTTCTGATGATCCCGTAGGTACACTTTATTCTCTTAGGTATCGGAGTAATATTAATGCCAATGAAGAATACAAGAACAATCTGGATCAAACGCAGTCTTGGCTTAACTTTACAGATTCTATGACCGGCCAAACTACAGATGTCTATCATAGACTTAGGGAGTTAGTAACTCAAGCTTCCAATGGAACGAATCCGCAGTCCGCTATGGATGCAATTAAGAGCGAAGTTGTCGAACTGAAAAAGCAACTAGTTAGTATAGGAAACAGTAAGTTAAGAGATAATTACGTGTTTAATGGTCAGTTAACCGATATTGAACCCTATTCAGCAACTAATCCCGCAAACGATTCAACGGACCCTTATTCCATATCTTACGATTTAGGTCTAGGTGTTCGAATTCCAGTAAATATAACAGGCAACGCAGTGTTTGGAGAAGCGAATGCGGCAGACAATATTTTTAAGATTGTTGATGATATGACGACCTTCTTAGATACTAAAAATCATACTGCGCTAAGCGGATTAATTAACCCTTTGGATGCTCGGCTTGGGAAAATGCTCAATGTGCGGGCTGAAATTGGCGCAAAGGTGAATAGAACGGAATTTATAAGCAATAGGTTAGATGATTTAGGTTTAAATTTAGTGGATCTACAGTCGAAAGTTGAAGATGCGGATATGGCGGAGACCATTATGAAACAAAAGATGAACGAAAGTGTCTACCAAGCTTCTTTAGCAACCGGAGCCAAGATTATTATGCCTACACTAGTCGACTTCTTACGCTAG
- the flgK gene encoding flagellar hook-associated protein FlgK — MRSTFHLLETSKRSLFAHQTSLSTTGHNIANANTAGYSRQVANLVHSRPIEVPGMQRSNTPGQLGTGVEVSYIRRIREGFLDDQFRNENKSYGSWSIQSDTLQKLETIMNEPTDSGIRTLMDNFWKSWSDLSKNPESKSGRVIVKENAIALADAFNATNIQLTALQNDLTDSIHIKADEINSITSSIANLNLQIRKVESLGDNANDLRDQRDNLTDELSKIVNIRSVEVDPDGYNIQMGGVILVEADTSLQVTGESLEQAHASGELTSGEVYGMIESRDRIVNAYIQELNTLADTIANGEIEVVIPAGSVLPGGGGVVTTDTTMKVLGINGLHKLGYASTSPLEVGSDFFTFNKGGVGASANIGFNPYLMANPDKIAASMRTMNGPGGEIVVNGNNTLALLMTQLKDTKFSFSGNSGGPGITGTIDDFFRAVVGKLGVETKEANRQVDNQMAILDQVDSRKQSVSGVSLDEEMSNLVKFQHAYSAAARVMTTFDEMLDKVINGMGIVGR, encoded by the coding sequence ATGAGATCTACATTTCATTTGTTGGAGACAAGCAAGCGAAGTTTGTTTGCTCACCAAACATCCCTTAGTACAACAGGACATAATATTGCCAATGCCAACACAGCTGGATATTCGCGCCAAGTTGCTAATTTAGTTCATAGTCGACCAATTGAAGTTCCTGGTATGCAACGCTCCAACACGCCCGGACAGCTTGGCACAGGAGTTGAGGTAAGTTACATTCGCAGAATACGTGAAGGTTTTCTGGATGACCAGTTCCGTAATGAGAACAAGTCCTATGGATCTTGGAGCATCCAAAGTGATACTCTGCAAAAGTTAGAAACGATCATGAATGAACCGACGGATAGCGGAATTCGGACATTGATGGATAACTTCTGGAAATCATGGTCAGACTTGAGCAAGAACCCGGAGAGTAAATCGGGTAGGGTTATCGTAAAGGAGAATGCCATCGCTTTGGCAGATGCATTTAATGCGACTAACATTCAGCTTACGGCTCTTCAGAATGACTTAACGGATAGTATTCATATCAAAGCAGATGAGATTAACTCAATTACTTCGTCCATTGCCAATCTTAACTTACAGATACGTAAAGTTGAGAGTTTGGGAGATAACGCGAATGATCTGAGAGACCAAAGGGATAATTTAACGGATGAGTTGTCCAAAATAGTAAATATTCGTTCTGTTGAGGTAGATCCGGACGGATACAATATTCAGATGGGCGGAGTTATATTAGTTGAAGCGGACACTTCCTTGCAAGTTACAGGGGAGTCGTTAGAACAGGCACACGCTTCAGGAGAGCTAACAAGCGGTGAAGTATACGGGATGATTGAGTCCAGAGATCGTATTGTTAATGCTTATATACAGGAATTAAATACGCTAGCGGATACCATTGCCAATGGTGAAATTGAAGTAGTTATCCCTGCGGGTTCCGTACTGCCTGGAGGCGGAGGTGTGGTAACTACAGATACGACTATGAAAGTCTTAGGAATTAACGGACTTCACAAGTTAGGTTACGCTTCAACAAGTCCTTTGGAGGTAGGAAGTGACTTTTTTACTTTTAATAAAGGTGGAGTTGGAGCTTCTGCGAATATTGGGTTTAATCCATATCTTATGGCCAATCCCGATAAAATTGCAGCATCTATGAGAACGATGAATGGACCTGGCGGAGAAATCGTAGTAAATGGTAATAACACGCTCGCACTACTTATGACTCAATTAAAAGATACTAAATTTAGTTTCTCAGGTAATAGCGGCGGACCAGGTATTACAGGGACAATAGACGATTTCTTTCGAGCCGTTGTCGGTAAGCTTGGCGTAGAAACTAAAGAGGCTAATAGACAAGTTGATAATCAAATGGCAATACTAGATCAAGTGGATTCGCGAAAGCAATCCGTTAGCGGGGTATCCCTTGATGAAGAAATGTCAAATCTCGTAAAGTTTCAGCATGCCTATAGCGCAGCTGCACGAGTGATGACCACGTTTGATGAAATGTTAGACAAAGTAATCAACGGAATGGGTATTGTAGGTAGATAA
- a CDS encoding flagellin N-terminal helical domain-containing protein, whose protein sequence is MRINHNISALNTHRQLSFNNLNSSKSMEKLSSGFRINRSADDAAGLSISEKMRGQIRGMEQASRNSQDGISLIQTAEGAMATVSDMLVRVRELATQAANGTYSATEDLARIQEEVTEIAKQITNVKDNTKFNGIKLLDGSKDVQLHIGQESTQTLTLTLSAVTNNLAAVDTAVTAYNLGTQAGAVTALANVETRINAVSAARSYLGANQNRLEHTINNLDTTAENLQAAESRIRDVDMAKEMMNFTKNNILTQAAQSMLAQANQQPQGVLQLLR, encoded by the coding sequence ATGAGAATTAACCACAATATTTCCGCATTGAACACGCACCGCCAGCTTTCTTTCAACAACCTTAACTCTTCGAAATCGATGGAGAAATTGTCTTCCGGTTTCCGCATCAACCGTTCCGCTGATGATGCAGCAGGTCTTTCCATCTCCGAGAAAATGAGAGGCCAAATCCGCGGTATGGAGCAAGCTTCCCGTAACTCCCAAGACGGTATTTCCTTGATTCAGACGGCTGAGGGTGCAATGGCTACTGTTTCCGACATGCTAGTTCGTGTACGTGAACTTGCAACGCAAGCGGCTAACGGTACTTACAGCGCAACTGAAGACTTGGCTCGTATTCAAGAGGAAGTAACTGAGATTGCTAAACAAATCACTAACGTTAAAGACAACACGAAATTCAACGGAATTAAGTTGCTTGACGGTTCCAAAGACGTTCAACTTCATATCGGTCAAGAGTCCACTCAAACATTAACACTTACTCTTTCTGCTGTAACTAACAACTTGGCAGCTGTAGATACTGCGGTAACTGCTTACAACTTAGGCACACAAGCAGGCGCTGTTACTGCATTGGCAAACGTTGAAACTCGAATCAACGCAGTAAGTGCTGCTCGTTCATACCTTGGAGCTAACCAAAACCGTCTTGAGCACACAATCAACAACTTGGATACTACGGCTGAGAACCTTCAAGCAGCTGAATCCCGTATCCGTGATGTAGATATGGCTAAAGAAATGATGAACTTCACTAAGAACAACATCCTTACTCAAGCTGCACAATCCATGCTTGCACAAGCTAACCAACAACCTCAAGGCGTTCTTCAATTGCTTCGTTAA
- a CDS encoding flagellar protein FlgN, whose amino-acid sequence MSMQAVTEAMESLNDLYLEMIDLGGQKREFIVHNDVDGLSRVMNRESKLMKRSTEVEQERLMAVAGYLKEKNLRLPSSITMTELTRVVFNLEDKERLAITHNQLLETIVKMKEINELNQQLIEQSLDFIDLSLDLLTGPVYDSPVYSRPNQTLNESNRYAFFDRKA is encoded by the coding sequence ATGTCCATGCAGGCAGTAACGGAAGCGATGGAGTCGTTGAACGACCTCTATCTGGAGATGATTGATCTTGGCGGTCAGAAGAGGGAGTTCATTGTGCATAATGACGTGGACGGCTTAAGCCGGGTCATGAACAGGGAATCCAAGCTTATGAAGCGTTCGACGGAAGTAGAACAGGAGCGGTTGATGGCTGTAGCCGGGTATCTTAAAGAGAAGAATCTCCGTCTTCCTAGCTCCATAACGATGACGGAGCTGACTCGAGTTGTGTTTAACTTAGAGGATAAGGAACGTTTGGCGATTACTCACAATCAATTGCTTGAGACCATAGTTAAGATGAAGGAAATCAATGAGCTTAATCAACAGTTAATTGAACAATCATTAGATTTTATTGATTTGTCTCTAGATTTATTGACAGGTCCCGTTTATGACAGTCCAGTATACAGCAGACCGAATCAAACTTTAAATGAAAGCAATAGATATGCTTTTTTTGATAGAAAAGCTTAG
- the fliB gene encoding flagellin lysine-N-methylase: MNKLANKLEASYMEQFSCTGGACEDTCCQGWKIYIDRPTYKKYKNIKDAELGPMLDEAVKRQKKDANDNRYAYIQLDEQGFCPLLTEEKLCSLHKQLGESYLSTVCSKYPKIWNSVDGTLEVSGVVSCPEIARGVLLNPNYLEFNAGIHSFEQFNKNMIANGINTTANHDSGNLTPLFWPLRTFAIQVLQNRSYSINDRLIMLGMFFFECSELVRDNRSDTIDELIANYTHVIDSGDLRETLSEIPTVSSIQVEFLRLLTEILIQNKSARYEQCFTEFKAGIGMDAAFDLDQITVKYESAYNDYYVPFFNEREYIYENYLVNFVFSKLFPFNEKDLYDSYLMMIIHYSLIKMNLIGMSGYHKRLDEELVIKLFQSFSRNFEHSQSSLTSLMKIVHSVGYTQMSQLMILIKN, encoded by the coding sequence ATGAACAAATTAGCGAATAAACTTGAAGCGAGTTATATGGAACAGTTCTCTTGTACCGGAGGGGCATGTGAGGATACTTGCTGTCAAGGCTGGAAAATTTATATCGACCGTCCGACCTACAAGAAATATAAGAATATTAAAGATGCTGAATTGGGGCCCATGTTGGATGAGGCTGTTAAGCGTCAGAAGAAAGATGCGAACGATAATCGGTATGCCTATATTCAGTTGGATGAGCAAGGGTTCTGCCCGTTGTTAACTGAAGAGAAGTTATGCTCACTTCATAAGCAGTTAGGCGAAAGTTACTTATCGACGGTCTGCAGTAAATATCCTAAGATCTGGAACTCTGTAGATGGAACATTGGAAGTTTCGGGGGTTGTTTCCTGTCCTGAGATTGCTAGAGGTGTGTTATTAAATCCGAATTACCTTGAATTTAATGCAGGCATCCATTCATTTGAACAATTTAACAAGAACATGATTGCAAACGGAATTAATACAACTGCCAACCATGACTCCGGCAATCTAACACCGCTGTTCTGGCCATTGCGAACTTTCGCCATTCAGGTACTTCAGAATAGATCTTACAGTATCAATGATCGGTTGATTATGCTGGGCATGTTCTTCTTTGAATGTTCAGAGTTGGTTCGTGACAATCGTTCTGATACGATTGATGAATTAATCGCAAACTACACCCATGTCATTGATTCTGGTGACTTGCGTGAAACCTTATCGGAAATTCCAACGGTCTCTTCCATTCAGGTTGAGTTTTTAAGACTGTTGACTGAGATTTTAATTCAGAACAAGAGCGCACGCTATGAACAATGCTTTACAGAATTTAAAGCAGGCATCGGCATGGATGCTGCGTTTGATCTCGATCAAATAACAGTTAAATATGAATCAGCGTATAATGATTACTATGTACCCTTTTTTAATGAGAGAGAGTATATCTATGAGAACTACCTAGTAAACTTCGTGTTTAGCAAGCTGTTTCCGTTTAATGAGAAGGACTTGTATGATAGTTATCTAATGATGATCATTCATTATTCTCTAATTAAGATGAACTTGATTGGCATGTCCGGATATCATAAGAGGCTTGATGAAGAATTGGTTATTAAACTCTTCCAATCGTTCTCTAGGAATTTTGAACACAGCCAATCGTCATTGACATCCCTAATGAAAATTGTTCATAGTGTGGGCTATACACAGATGTCCCAACTTATGATTTTAATAAAAAACTAA
- the fliS gene encoding flagellar export chaperone FliS: MLSQQMRNTYTQNTTLTSTPNQLLLMLYDGAIRFCKLGIEGIESNNYELANTNLCKAQAIIYEFISSLDMKQPVSKDLLVMYEYIIHLLVQGNVKKDLILITEALGYIEELRETWAEASRLAGSMKPSNHYV; the protein is encoded by the coding sequence GTGTTAAGCCAACAAATGAGAAACACATATACGCAGAATACTACTTTAACATCGACTCCAAATCAGCTTTTACTCATGCTATATGATGGAGCAATACGTTTCTGTAAACTGGGGATTGAAGGCATTGAATCTAATAACTATGAACTAGCAAATACCAACTTGTGTAAAGCTCAGGCCATAATCTATGAGTTTATTTCATCATTGGATATGAAACAGCCGGTGTCCAAGGACTTATTGGTTATGTATGAATACATTATTCATCTGCTTGTTCAAGGGAATGTTAAGAAAGACCTCATCTTGATTACTGAAGCGTTAGGCTACATTGAAGAGTTAAGGGAGACATGGGCAGAAGCTTCAAGGCTGGCAGGAAGCATGAAACCCTCTAACCATTATGTATAG
- the fliD gene encoding flagellar filament capping protein FliD produces the protein MRITGMSSGMDIDSIVKDLMKAHRVPIDRLGQKKQVLEWQREEYRQMNSKLVDFRNNKLFNYSLNSSIDTKKATVTGETAALTAASTKSAVEGSLTIRVNELAKSGSVVSNGAGIDPTASTTATLQNLIDNGKMADFSGSITVNGAPITIDKATDTINSLLSKINTNAAAKASAFYDTATGKLSITSKETGKINGTGEVTLSGALLTSSFNMTNVTLGDDAQLEINGIATTRSSNIFSINGVEVTLKAKTVADPTEIKVSKDVDAIVNTIKSFINDYNDLLSTMSDKVKEERNRNVLPLTKEQRDDMKEDEVTRWESKAKSGLLRNEALLTKTINDVRASTNKPVTIGAETVTLGMLGIETGKYFENGKLYLKDENKLREMLEDNPTKVMSFFTQQSGSVSSKGLFERMRDDIQISLNAISSKAGTSAFTSSLTQPFSSESMIGKDLKQLTDQMIQKDSKLSDLENNYYKKFNAMEQAMNKYQSQSAYLANALG, from the coding sequence ATGAGAATCACCGGAATGTCTTCAGGCATGGATATTGATTCCATTGTTAAGGATTTAATGAAAGCACATCGAGTGCCAATTGATCGGTTAGGTCAGAAGAAACAAGTACTGGAATGGCAACGCGAAGAATATAGACAGATGAATTCAAAGCTTGTCGATTTTCGTAACAATAAACTGTTTAACTACAGCTTGAACAGCTCCATCGACACGAAGAAAGCGACAGTAACGGGTGAAACGGCTGCACTTACAGCGGCAAGTACGAAATCAGCCGTTGAAGGCTCGTTAACCATTCGAGTCAATGAATTGGCGAAGAGCGGTTCTGTAGTATCCAATGGTGCAGGTATAGATCCTACCGCGTCCACAACGGCAACGCTGCAGAACTTAATTGACAACGGGAAGATGGCTGATTTCTCAGGTTCCATCACCGTTAATGGTGCGCCAATTACAATTGACAAGGCGACAGATACAATCAATTCACTACTGTCGAAGATAAATACGAATGCTGCAGCGAAAGCCTCTGCATTTTATGACACCGCCACAGGTAAACTGTCCATCACATCCAAAGAAACAGGAAAAATCAACGGGACTGGTGAAGTAACGCTGAGCGGCGCATTATTAACTTCTTCGTTCAACATGACAAATGTAACTCTCGGAGATGATGCCCAACTTGAAATTAACGGCATTGCGACAACACGTTCCAGTAATATCTTCTCTATTAATGGAGTAGAGGTCACGCTTAAAGCCAAGACTGTTGCAGACCCGACGGAAATCAAAGTGTCCAAAGACGTGGATGCCATCGTTAATACCATTAAGTCATTCATTAACGATTATAATGACTTGCTATCGACAATGAGCGACAAGGTGAAAGAAGAACGGAATAGGAATGTATTGCCTCTTACGAAAGAGCAGAGAGACGACATGAAGGAAGATGAAGTCACAAGATGGGAATCCAAAGCGAAGAGCGGACTTCTCCGGAATGAGGCGCTGCTAACTAAGACGATTAATGATGTTAGGGCGAGTACGAACAAACCTGTCACCATTGGCGCAGAGACCGTCACATTAGGTATGCTTGGCATTGAAACAGGCAAATATTTTGAGAACGGCAAACTGTACTTAAAAGATGAGAACAAATTGAGGGAAATGCTGGAGGACAACCCAACAAAGGTGATGAGTTTCTTCACGCAACAAAGCGGTTCCGTAAGTTCCAAAGGTCTGTTTGAAAGAATGCGGGATGATATTCAAATTTCGTTGAACGCGATCTCTTCTAAAGCGGGTACGTCTGCTTTCACGAGCTCATTGACGCAGCCATTCAGTTCAGAGAGCATGATCGGTAAAGATCTCAAGCAACTTACGGACCAGATGATTCAGAAGGATTCTAAGTTGAGTGACCTGGAGAATAATTACTATAAGAAATTCAATGCCATGGAGCAAGCAATGAACAAATACCAATCGCAATCCGCTTACTTAGCAAATGCACTTGGATGA